The following proteins are co-located in the Halictus rubicundus isolate RS-2024b chromosome 1, iyHalRubi1_principal, whole genome shotgun sequence genome:
- the Top3alpha gene encoding topoisomerase 3-alpha isoform X2: MLILYTKLFDVLTLNLSKRAQYLSFARYTDSKEVMKVLNVAEKNDAAKNIAGYLSRGNSRRREGLSPYNKIYEFSSILWNQNCDMRMTSVSGHLLNYAFTGAYRQWQGCHPLSLFDAPVTKQCIEDISVKIKKTLEREVKQCSALIIWTDCDREGENIGFEIIHVCQAVKPNIRIYRAKFSEITQASVSRALENLCDPDEAVSNAVDVRSELDLRIGAAFTRFQTLRLQKVFPRTLADMLISYGSCQFPTLGFVVERFLAIERFKPEPYWKIKVMDIRDEISVEFRWVRGKLFEKLPCEVLLEMCLEQPNATVEKVISKPKSKWRPLPLDTVELEKQGSRKLHLSAKETMKIAEKLYTQGLISYPRTETNIFPKELNLVPLVNQQKNSSAWGDFAHQLLEEGLNPRQGKKTDQAHPPIHPIKFSNSLAGNEAKVYEFVVRHFLACLSKNALGQETTVEIDIAGEKFIANGLQIIERNYLNVYIYEKWSDKEILVYQEGQIFKPTSIDMIQEETSPPQLLTEADLISLMDKFGIGTDATHAEHIDTIKARQYVGLINGKHLMPGKLGIGLVMGYDNMGFQMSKPNLRADLERNLKLVCERQKDPKDVLQTQINKYRDVFKIALERANLIDNALADYLGEQPTETQDIQINNPPEEIAIFKCPKCGSNMTLKERKQTNGKYIGCMGYPTCNNVIWFPKNVESVEVLDDVCSQCAGNMRKLKFKLTKNAFPLFGTTYTTCIGGCDPSFNEVMNIKDGNVKHVRQTINDSGYSSTFGGSRSSVVSNPPPGSLDLKTIITNATRTDQATIIGMLRNKASRRTTIHGSTQIIPIHRITTLTNQERSKVRHGVTLIIMLLLYVGVTRTRFS, translated from the exons ATGTTGATACTTTACACGAAGTTATTCGATGTTTTAACATTAAATCTCTCTAAACGGGCACAGTACCTTTCTTTCGCAAGATATACGGATTCGAAAGAAGTCATGAAAGTCCTTAACGTTGCAGAGAAAAATGATGCTGCCAAAAATATCGCCGGTTACTTGTCTCGCGGTAATAGCAGACGA AGAGAAGGACTTTCTccttataataaaatttacgAATTCAGCTCTATTTTGTGGAATCAAAATTGTGATATGCGTATGACCTCTGTGTCTGGTCACTTGTTGAATTACGCATTTACAGGAGCATACCGTCAATGGCAAGGTTGTCATCCCCTAAGTTTATTCGATGCACCAGTCACAAAGCAATGCATTGAAGATATTTCTGTAAAGATTAAGAAAACTTTAGAAAGAGAAGTCAAGCAGTGCAGCGCATTGATCATTTGGACGGATTGCGATCGCGAAGGGGAGAACATTGGATTTGAAATTATTCATGTCTGCCAAGCAGTGAAACctaatatacgtatatatag AGCAAAGTTTTCTGAAATCACTCAAGCATCTGTAAGCAGAGCACTCGAAAATCTGTGCGATCCAGACGAAGCAGTTAGCAATGCTGTTGATGTACGGAGCGAACTGGATCTGAGGATAG GTGCTGCATTTACTAGGTTTCAAACATTGAGACTACAAAAGGTTTTTCCGAGAACTCTTGCAGATATGCTTATCAGTTATGGCAGCTGTCAATTCCCAACACTAGGATTTGTAGTCGAAAGATTTTTAGCCATAGAAAGATTCAAGCCAGAACCATATTGGAAAATAAAAGTTATGGATATTCGTGATGAAATTTCGGTGGAATTTAGGTGGGTGAGAGGAAAGTTGTTTGAAAAATTACCGTGCGAGGTTCTGCTAGAGATGTGTTTAGAACAACCCAATGCTACTGTAGAAAAAGTCATAAGTAAGCCTAAGAGTAAGTGGAGACCGCTGCCATTGGACACAGTA GAACTGGAGAAACAAGGGTCTCGGAAACTTCACTTAAGTGCCAAGGAAACGATGAAAATAGCAGAGAAATTATATACTCAAGGTTTAATTAGTTATCCACGTACGGAAACGAATATATTTCCAAAAGAATTGAATCTTGTACCTCTGGTAAATCAGCAGAAAAACAGTTCTGCTTGGGGAGATTTCGCGCACCAATTACTAGAGGAGGGATTAAATCCTCGACAAGGGAAAAAAACCGACCAAGCACATCCTCCCATACATCCGATAAAATTTAGCAATAGTTTAGCAG GCAACGAAGCGAAAGTTTATGAATTTGTGGTTCGACATTTTTTGGCTTGCTTATCAAAGAACGCATTAGGTCAAGAAACTACAGTAGAAATTGATATAGCTGGGGAAAAGTTTATTGCTAACGGTCTACAAATTATTGAACGAAACTATTTAAACGTGTACATATACGAAAAGTGGAGCGACAAAGAAATTCTTGTATATCAAGAAGGACAGATTTTTAAACCTACCAGTATAGATATGATACAGGAAGAAACGTCTCCACCGCAATTATTAACTGAAGCCGATTTGATTAGTTTAATGGACAAATTCGGTATCGGTACGGATGCTACACATGCTGAACATATAGATACGATCAAGGCACGTCAATATGTAGGTTTAATAAATGGAAAACATTTGATGCCTGGAAAACTTGGAATCGGATTAGTGATGGGATACGATAACATGGGATTTCAAATGTCGAAACCAAACTTGAGAGCCGATTTAGAGAGGAATCTCAAGTT AGTTTGTGAGCGACAAAAGGATCCAAAGGATGTTTTACAAACTCAGATAAATAAATATCGTGATGTATTTAAAATAGCATTGGAACGTGCTAATTTAATCGACAATGCTTTGGCTGATTATCTCGGGGAACAACCAACAGAGACTCAAGACATACAGATTAATAATCCACCCGAAGAAATTGCTATCTTTAAATGTCCGAAATGTGGTTCAAATATGACGCTCAAGGAGAGAAAGCAGACCAATGGAAAATATATTGGCTGTATGGGATATCCCACCTGTAATAATGTCATATGGTTTCCCAAAAATGTAGAATCCGTCGAAGTATTGGATGATGTCTGTTCACAA tGCGCAGGAAATATGCGTAAGTTGAAATTCAAGTTGACTAAAAACGCGTTTCCACTTTTTGGTACTACTTACACAACTTGCATTGGTGGCTGCGATCCTTCGTTCAACgaagtaatgaatattaaagacgGAAACGTTAAGCATGTCAGGCAAACAATTAACGACAGTGGATACAGCAGTACATTCGGCGGATCAAGATCATCTGTTGTTTCGAATCCACCCCCA GGCTCGTTAGACCTCAAAACAATAATAACCAACGCAACGCGAACAGATCAAGCGACAATAATAGGAATGTTAAGAAACAAGGCGAGTCGAAGAACAACGATACATGGATCGACACAAATCATTCCAATTCATCGAATAACCACTTTAACCAATCAAGAACGCAGCAAAGTAAGACATGGGGTGACACTGATAATAATGCTGCTATTATATGTAGGTGTCACGAGAACGCGATTCAGTTGA
- the LOC143352516 gene encoding histone H3.3A, whose amino-acid sequence MARTKQTARKSTGGKAPRKQLATKAARKSAPSTGGVKKPHRYRPGTVALREIRRYQKSTELLIRKLPFQRLVREIAQDFKTDLRFQSAAIGALQEASEAYLVGLFEDTNLCAIHAKRVTIMPKDIQLARRIRGERA is encoded by the exons ATGGCACGTACCAAGCAAACAGCTCGTAAATCAACTGGAGGTAAGGCGCCTCGTAAACAGCTAGCTACAAAGGCAGCACGTAAGAGTGCACCTTCTACTGGTGGTGTAAAGAAACCCCATCGATATAG GCCTGGTACTGTGGCTCTTCGAGAAATCAGAAGATATCAGAAATCTACCGAATTGTTGATCAGAAAGTTACCCTTCCAGCGATTGGTCCGTGAAATCGCGCAAGATTTCAAAACCGATTTACGTTTCCAGAGCGCCGCGATTGGAGCCTTACAGGAAGCATCGGAAGCATACTTGGTTGGTCTGTTCGAAGACACCAATCTGTGTGCTATCCATGCCAAGCGTGTAACAATCATGCCCAAGGATATTCAGCTCGCCCGGCGAATCCGTGGCGAGCGTGCTTAA
- the Nude gene encoding nuclear distribution protein nudE encodes MMDIDPPQFVSKDDEVLYWKDLAHQLHRRKEDIERELEEFQENSQLLEKELEASLEQAEKTNRELRQRNIRLATEVEQLRTRLDQQTSDCAMFQGKAQDLQAQHDHLLKYIRELEQKNDDLERAHRINRVTEEEIEAKLNSAIEKNALLESELDEKEGLKVIVQRLMDEIRDLKQEIQVQERHQPDNDKSADRVRNHVDSNKLQVELETHISSTPIVQQSIPPSNTPSPLKIGNRVVGGVTGNNNNNNNVNPPLAPCTRILAMNMIGDLMRKVGALENKLNTCQNPSREDQAVRDLYRTRRQVRGFASGNSNHIRL; translated from the exons ATGATGGACATCGACCCTCCACAATTTGTTTCCAAGGACGACGAGGTTCTGTACTGGAAAGATCTTGCTCATCAACTACACAGAAG AAAAGAAGATATAGAAAGGGAATTGGAAGAGTTTCAAGAAAACTCGCAATTGTTAGAAAAGGAATTGGAAGCATCTTTGGAGCAAGCAGAAAAAACTAATAGGGAACTACGGCAACGAAATATTAGACTTGCCACTGAGGTGGAACAATTGAGAACAAGATTAGATCAGCAAACATCAGATTGTGCAATGTTTCAAGGAAAGGCTCAAGATTTACAAGCACAACACgatcatttattaaaatatataagGGAATTAGAGCAAAAGAATGACGATTTAGAAAGAGCTCACAG GATAAATAGGGTAACGGAAGAGGAGATAGAAGCTAAGCTTAATTCGGCTATCGAGAAAAATGCTTTGCTGGAATCGGAACTTGATGAAAAAGAAGGCCTAAAAGTTATAGTACAGAGATTAATGGATGAAATTAGAG ACTTAAAGCAAGAGATTCAAGTCCAAGAAAGGCATCAACCAGATAACGATAAGTCCGCCGACAGAGTTCGTAATCATGTCGATAGTAATAAGCTACAAGTTGAATTGGAAACTCATATATCATCCACCCCAATAGTACAACAATCCATACCTCCAAGTAATACACCTTCGCCACTAAAAA TTGGAAACAGAGTGGTAGGGGGTGTAACTGGgaacaacaataacaataataacgtGAATCCACCATTGGCACCGTGCACACGAATATTAGCAATGAATATGATTGGTGACCTTATGAGGAAAGTTGGA GCATTGGAGAATAAGCTAAACACGTGTCAAAATCCATCTCGGGAGGACCAAGCTGTCCGTGATCTCTACAG gaCTAGGCGGCAGGTACGAGGCTTTGCCTCTGGAAACAGCAACCACATTCGATTATAA
- the Cby gene encoding beta catenin antagonist chibby: MPLFSNKFSPKKTPIRRAGVFLVNKDLSPQRIEKELGPNVGPIRLKLGDQEAIFQSGLWIPESGTIGGTYKENEKLKKEVRRLEEENNLLMLKFEVLLDMLTQTTAEFNLQREELDRMKRN, from the exons ATGCCTTTATTTTCTAACAAGTTTTCTCCAAAAAAAACACCTATCAGAAGGGCCGGTGTATTTTTAGTAAATAAGGATTTAAGTCCGCAACGGATTGAAAAAGAACTCGGTCCCAATGTGGGGCCTATACGTTTGAAATTAGGCGATCAGGAAGCTATTTTTCAGTCAGGTTTATGGATTCCAG aGTCAGGTACGATTGGAGGAACTTACAAAGAAAATGAGAAGCTTAAGAAAGAAGTAAGGAGATTGGAGGAAGAAAATAACTTATTGATGTTAAAATTTGAAGTACTTCTTGATATG TTGACACAGACAACGGCAGAATTTAATTTGCAAAGGGAAGAATTGGAtagaatgaaaagaaattga
- the Top3alpha gene encoding topoisomerase 3-alpha isoform X1, protein MLILYTKLFDVLTLNLSKRAQYLSFARYTDSKEVMKVLNVAEKNDAAKNIAGYLSRGNSRRREGLSPYNKIYEFSSILWNQNCDMRMTSVSGHLLNYAFTGAYRQWQGCHPLSLFDAPVTKQCIEDISVKIKKTLEREVKQCSALIIWTDCDREGENIGFEIIHVCQAVKPNIRIYRAKFSEITQASVSRALENLCDPDEAVSNAVDVRSELDLRIGAAFTRFQTLRLQKVFPRTLADMLISYGSCQFPTLGFVVERFLAIERFKPEPYWKIKVMDIRDEISVEFRWVRGKLFEKLPCEVLLEMCLEQPNATVEKVISKPKSKWRPLPLDTVELEKQGSRKLHLSAKETMKIAEKLYTQGLISYPRTETNIFPKELNLVPLVNQQKNSSAWGDFAHQLLEEGLNPRQGKKTDQAHPPIHPIKFSNSLAGNEAKVYEFVVRHFLACLSKNALGQETTVEIDIAGEKFIANGLQIIERNYLNVYIYEKWSDKEILVYQEGQIFKPTSIDMIQEETSPPQLLTEADLISLMDKFGIGTDATHAEHIDTIKARQYVGLINGKHLMPGKLGIGLVMGYDNMGFQMSKPNLRADLERNLKLVCERQKDPKDVLQTQINKYRDVFKIALERANLIDNALADYLGEQPTETQDIQINNPPEEIAIFKCPKCGSNMTLKERKQTNGKYIGCMGYPTCNNVIWFPKNVESVEVLDDVCSQCAGNMRKLKFKLTKNAFPLFGTTYTTCIGGCDPSFNEVMNIKDGNVKHVRQTINDSGYSSTFGGSRSSVVSNPPPVRNSGAQYRVENRTNLSENNTSVGLVRPQNNNNQRNANRSSDNNRNVKKQGESKNNDTWIDTNHSNSSNNHFNQSRTQQSKTWGDTDNNAAIICRCHENAIQLTVKKEGPNQGRSFYKCARPEGTRCDFFLWASDDAQQTQNGVTRNTNYMPTTTNTYTRPSTSSTWGQNTNSSVRPNTSWEQNDTFESGSLKCHCNQLAKERTVQKDGPNKGRLFYSCPKPMNESCKFFQWADETTQNHNASFGERSNRPSRGRGRGNTQKQPRATGKRKCGVCGMEGHTRKTCPENAMD, encoded by the exons ATGTTGATACTTTACACGAAGTTATTCGATGTTTTAACATTAAATCTCTCTAAACGGGCACAGTACCTTTCTTTCGCAAGATATACGGATTCGAAAGAAGTCATGAAAGTCCTTAACGTTGCAGAGAAAAATGATGCTGCCAAAAATATCGCCGGTTACTTGTCTCGCGGTAATAGCAGACGA AGAGAAGGACTTTCTccttataataaaatttacgAATTCAGCTCTATTTTGTGGAATCAAAATTGTGATATGCGTATGACCTCTGTGTCTGGTCACTTGTTGAATTACGCATTTACAGGAGCATACCGTCAATGGCAAGGTTGTCATCCCCTAAGTTTATTCGATGCACCAGTCACAAAGCAATGCATTGAAGATATTTCTGTAAAGATTAAGAAAACTTTAGAAAGAGAAGTCAAGCAGTGCAGCGCATTGATCATTTGGACGGATTGCGATCGCGAAGGGGAGAACATTGGATTTGAAATTATTCATGTCTGCCAAGCAGTGAAACctaatatacgtatatatag AGCAAAGTTTTCTGAAATCACTCAAGCATCTGTAAGCAGAGCACTCGAAAATCTGTGCGATCCAGACGAAGCAGTTAGCAATGCTGTTGATGTACGGAGCGAACTGGATCTGAGGATAG GTGCTGCATTTACTAGGTTTCAAACATTGAGACTACAAAAGGTTTTTCCGAGAACTCTTGCAGATATGCTTATCAGTTATGGCAGCTGTCAATTCCCAACACTAGGATTTGTAGTCGAAAGATTTTTAGCCATAGAAAGATTCAAGCCAGAACCATATTGGAAAATAAAAGTTATGGATATTCGTGATGAAATTTCGGTGGAATTTAGGTGGGTGAGAGGAAAGTTGTTTGAAAAATTACCGTGCGAGGTTCTGCTAGAGATGTGTTTAGAACAACCCAATGCTACTGTAGAAAAAGTCATAAGTAAGCCTAAGAGTAAGTGGAGACCGCTGCCATTGGACACAGTA GAACTGGAGAAACAAGGGTCTCGGAAACTTCACTTAAGTGCCAAGGAAACGATGAAAATAGCAGAGAAATTATATACTCAAGGTTTAATTAGTTATCCACGTACGGAAACGAATATATTTCCAAAAGAATTGAATCTTGTACCTCTGGTAAATCAGCAGAAAAACAGTTCTGCTTGGGGAGATTTCGCGCACCAATTACTAGAGGAGGGATTAAATCCTCGACAAGGGAAAAAAACCGACCAAGCACATCCTCCCATACATCCGATAAAATTTAGCAATAGTTTAGCAG GCAACGAAGCGAAAGTTTATGAATTTGTGGTTCGACATTTTTTGGCTTGCTTATCAAAGAACGCATTAGGTCAAGAAACTACAGTAGAAATTGATATAGCTGGGGAAAAGTTTATTGCTAACGGTCTACAAATTATTGAACGAAACTATTTAAACGTGTACATATACGAAAAGTGGAGCGACAAAGAAATTCTTGTATATCAAGAAGGACAGATTTTTAAACCTACCAGTATAGATATGATACAGGAAGAAACGTCTCCACCGCAATTATTAACTGAAGCCGATTTGATTAGTTTAATGGACAAATTCGGTATCGGTACGGATGCTACACATGCTGAACATATAGATACGATCAAGGCACGTCAATATGTAGGTTTAATAAATGGAAAACATTTGATGCCTGGAAAACTTGGAATCGGATTAGTGATGGGATACGATAACATGGGATTTCAAATGTCGAAACCAAACTTGAGAGCCGATTTAGAGAGGAATCTCAAGTT AGTTTGTGAGCGACAAAAGGATCCAAAGGATGTTTTACAAACTCAGATAAATAAATATCGTGATGTATTTAAAATAGCATTGGAACGTGCTAATTTAATCGACAATGCTTTGGCTGATTATCTCGGGGAACAACCAACAGAGACTCAAGACATACAGATTAATAATCCACCCGAAGAAATTGCTATCTTTAAATGTCCGAAATGTGGTTCAAATATGACGCTCAAGGAGAGAAAGCAGACCAATGGAAAATATATTGGCTGTATGGGATATCCCACCTGTAATAATGTCATATGGTTTCCCAAAAATGTAGAATCCGTCGAAGTATTGGATGATGTCTGTTCACAA tGCGCAGGAAATATGCGTAAGTTGAAATTCAAGTTGACTAAAAACGCGTTTCCACTTTTTGGTACTACTTACACAACTTGCATTGGTGGCTGCGATCCTTCGTTCAACgaagtaatgaatattaaagacgGAAACGTTAAGCATGTCAGGCAAACAATTAACGACAGTGGATACAGCAGTACATTCGGCGGATCAAGATCATCTGTTGTTTCGAATCCACCCCCAGTAAGAAACAGTGGAGCTCAATATCGGGTTGAAAATAGGACAAATTTATCTGAAAATAACACGTCTGTAGGGCTCGTTAGACCTCAAAACAATAATAACCAACGCAACGCGAACAGATCAAGCGACAATAATAGGAATGTTAAGAAACAAGGCGAGTCGAAGAACAACGATACATGGATCGACACAAATCATTCCAATTCATCGAATAACCACTTTAACCAATCAAGAACGCAGCAAAGTAAGACATGGGGTGACACTGATAATAATGCTGCTATTATATGTAGGTGTCACGAGAACGCGATTCAGTTGACTGTAAAGAAAGAAGGGCCTAATCAAG GAAGATCATTCTATAAATGTGCCAGACCTGAAGGTACTCGCTGCGACTTCTTTCTGTGGGCATCAGACGACGCGCAACAAACGCAAAATGGTGTGACTAGAAACACAAACTACATGCCAACTACCACAAATACTTATACTAGACCGAGCACTTCTAGTACGTGGGGACAAAATACAAATAGTAGTGTCAGACCTAACACTTCGTGGGAACAAAATGATACATTTGAATCAGGCAGTCTTAAATGTCACTGTAATCAATTAGCAAAAGA ACGAACTGTTCAGAAAGATGGTCCTAACAAAGGGAGGCTGTTTTATTCCTGTCCGAAACCAATGAACGAGTCTTGCAAATTCTTTCAATGGGCAGACGAAACCACTCAGAATCATAATGCGTCTTTCGGGGAACGAAGTAATAGACCATCTAGAGGTAGAGGACGTGGAAATACACAAAAACAGCCACGAGCTACCGGTAAAAGAAAATGCGGTGTTTGCGGAATGGAAG GGCACACGAGAAAAACTTGTCCAGAAAATGCTATGGATTAG
- the LOC143352487 gene encoding histone H3.3A yields MARTKQTARKSTGGKAPRKQLATKAARKSAPSTGGVKKPHRYRPGTVALREIRRYQKSTELLIRKLPFQRLVREIAQDFKTDLRFQSAAIGALQEASEAYLVGLFEDTNLCAIHAKRVTIMPKDIQLARRIRGERA; encoded by the exons ATGGCACGTACCAAGCAAACTGCTCGTAAATCAACGGGAGGTAAGGCTCCCAGAAAACAGCTCGCGACCAAAGCTGCGCGTAAAAGCGCACCTTCCACCGGTGGCGTGAAGAAGCCTCATCGTTAcag ACCTGGTACCGTAGCGCTGAGAGAAATTCGAAGATACCAGAAGTCGACAGAATTGTTGATCAGAAAATTACCGTTTCAACGTTTGGTTCGTGAAATCGCGCAAGATTTCAAGACGGACTTGCGTTTCCAGAGCGCCGCTATCGGAGCCCTGCAGGAAGCTTCGGAAGCCTATTTGGTCGGACTGTTCGAAGACACAAACTTGTGCGCGATTCACGCGAAACGCGTCACAATTATGCCTAAAGATATTCAGCTCGCGAGACGAATTCGCGGTGAACGTGCTTAA
- the Unk gene encoding RING finger protein unk isoform X8: protein MEPFSSANRCVFREKTAAPWWCPFLHRTAGDTERRYHLRYYKTCMCVHDTDTRGFCVKNGPHCAFAHGNHDLRPPVYDIKEIQALENPDSDPNSSSNGPNILDKERNLMNEDPKWQDTNYVLSNYKTEPCKRPPRLCRQGYACPQYHNSKDKRRSPRKYKYRSTPCPNVKHGEEWGEPGNCEQGDACTYCHTRTEQQFHPEIYKSTKCNDVQQAGYCPRGVFCAFAHVDRECTLINLLPTEEMSLARDMAVPIDCGTNLADILSNALPPDKRSHEKDKPLSDSSNGSGEVSESASTSSIGSNSSHSKAPGAQLHNSNSNTAVNTSNQQKLSILYNPSSLLQVGEIRKQMVAIDSDPLLTKAEKAQQKQSLYIAYSLNGTLGSHSLATTVSPLSSSFYPNDTVESVVGNALDELHLDDPLNLVESIHRDTNSPISNSISAGLASSGLLGSSAPVNIPGMADRSFPTNFSPSTSSPLQQLHSASFLTGSRFSHQDSMESTMPFMNQVSDPFSNHISQLSSSASKLSGFNSSLFDFTNQGMSPSRTQPLPASPLVNAFSISPSNTGSLSEVQRLREELTSSRAQLATWEERINQARTACTAWQIETEEATSRARIAEQQRDEALLKMKALTAENEASSGGGPYLHTLRRTNELRSLSIAALKTIQSQLRSDLEEVEKVLYRETATKCMVCEEQNRTVTLSPCNHYVVCSTCAPNQRECPYCQTPVVSTS from the exons ATGGAACCGTTTTCGTCGGCTAATCGATGCGTGTTCAGGGAAAAAACAGCCGCTCCGTGGTG GTGTCCATTTCTTCACCGCACTGCTGGAGACACAGAACGACGTTACCACTTACGTTATTACAAGACTTGCATGTGTGTCCATGACACGGACACGCGTGGATTCTGTGTCAAAAATGGACCTCATTGTGCCTTTGCGCACGGCAATCACGATCTTCGTCCACCTGTCTACGACATCAAAGAGATACAGGCACTCGAAAATCCTGATTCTGATCCCAATTCGTCGTCGAACGGACCAAACATACTCGATAAGGAAAGGAATTTAATGAATGAAGATCCAAAGTGGCAGGATACAAATTATGTACTCAGTAACTATAAGACAGAGCCTTGCAAACGTCCACCAAGACTTTGCCGTCAGGGTTATGCTTGTCCGCAATATCACAATAGCAAAGATAAAAGACGTAGTCcgcgaaaatataaatatcg ATCAACACCGTGTCCGAATGTAAAGCACGGAGAAGAATGGGGTGAACCAGGAAATTGTGAACAGGGAGACGCTTGTACGTACTGCCATACGCGTACGGAACAGCAGTTTCATCCTGAAATATACAAATCCACTAAATGCAATGACGTGCAGCAAGCTGGTTACTGTCCCCGCGGAGTCTTCTGTGCATTCGCACATGTCGACCGTGAGTGTACTCTCATAAATC TGTTGCCAACAGAAGAAATGAGCCTGGCGAGGGACATGGCGGTACCTATAGATTGTGGCACCAATCTGGCAGATATTCTCAGTAACGCGCTTCCACCTGACAAGCGCAGTCATGAAAAAGATAAACCACTTAGCGATAGCAGT AATGGAAGCGGTGAAGTATCAGAGTCAGCAAGTACCAGTAGCATTGGTAGCAACAGTTCGCACAGTAAAGCTCCTGGTGCTCAACTTCATAACTCGAATTCCAATACTGCTGTAAATACTTCGAATCAACAGAAGCTAAGCATACTCTACAATCCTAGTTCTCTTCTTCAGGTT GGCGAAATTCGAAAACAAATGGTTGCTATAGATAGCGATCCTTTATTAACAAAAGCTGAGAAGGCTCAGCAAAAACAAAGTTTATACATTGCTTATAGTTTAAATGGAACTTTGGGCAGTCATTCCTTAGCAACTACCGTATCACCACTTTCAAGTTCATTTTATCCGAACGATACCGTTGAATCTGTAGTAG GGAATGCATTAGACGAGTTGCATTTAGATGATCCTTTAAATTTAGTTGAATCAATTCATAGGGATACTAATTCACCAATTAGCAATTCAATATCAGCAGGCCTAGCAAGTTCTGGATTATTGGGGAGCTCGGCTCCAGTTAATATTCCTGGAATGGCTGATCGTTCGTTTCCTACCAATTTTTCACCGTCTACATCCAGCCCGCTTCAGCAATTACATTCAGCAAGTTTTCTTACTGGGTCCAGGTTTTCTCATCAAGATTCTATGGAATCG ACAATGCCATTTATGAATCAAGTATCAGATCCATTTAGCAATCATATCTCACAACTTAGCAGTTCAGCTTCTAAACTTAGTGGATTTAATAGTAGCTTATTTGATTTTACGAATCAAGGAATGTCTCCATCTCGTACACAACCTCTCCCAGCATCTCCGTTGGTCAATGCATTTTCAATCAGTCCTAGTAATACAGGATCTTTATCCGAG GTACAAAGGCTTAGAGAAGAATTAACATCGAGCCGCGCTCAATTAGCCACATGGGAGGAAAGAATTAACCAAGCCAGAACAGCTTGCACCGCGTGGCAAATAGAAACCGAGGAAGCTACGAGTAGAGCAAGAATCGCTGAACAGCAGAGAGACGAA GCCTTATTGAAAATGAAAGCCTTAACGGCAGAAAACGAAGCGTCCAGCGGCGGTGGCCCTTACCTTCATACATTGAGAAGAACAAACGAACTCAGATCGTTATCGATAGCTGCTTTAAAGACGATTCAATCGCAGCTACGCTCGGATCTCGAAGAGGTGGAAAAG GTGCTGTACAGAGAAACGGCAACAAAGTGCATGGTTTGTGAGGAACAAAATCGCACTGTTACCCTCTCACCCTGTAATCACTACGTGGTCTGCTCGACGTGCGCTCCAAATCAACGAGAGTGCCCGTACTGCCAGACTCCGGTTGTCTCCACGAGTTAG